The following DNA comes from Neoarius graeffei isolate fNeoGra1 chromosome 25, fNeoGra1.pri, whole genome shotgun sequence.
GTTCACTCACATGCTCTACTAATGCCTCTTAAAAGCTTATTTTGTTGATTTCCTTATCCTTCTTTGTGTTCCCTTGGTTTCTGGGTTCAATTATATCGTGTCTAACCACTTTTTGTGTAAACCACCATGAATGTGCATTGTGTTCTTTTGTGTGCTTATAATTCTATAATTCCATAATTACAATTTGCTCTCTGGTGATGGTACCATTAAGTTTTCATTTCTACACCATTTGAACAAAATAATTGGTTTCAAATTTGCACATTCATGCCTATCCCAAGTCATTAAAGGTGAGGGCACAAAAAGTCTGATGAAAAAAAATAGTACCAACTGAAAGGGAGGGAAGGTATGATATCAATGCACAAAAGATCAAAGCAGACATCATCTGGACCTGTTGGAATTTTCATGAAGTGATTTATGAATTATATTATGTCTGGAAATTTTATACCTTTATTCAGATCATGTTTCAACCACAAAAAAAAGTCATCATACATATCATGGGATCATCTTTGGAGAGTTTGCTGGGTGGCCCAGGTTCATTCTCAGGTTTGACCAACTTCAATCCAGGAAACTCTGAATACCAGCTGGGAATAACAGTTCTTTGCCTTTTCACCTCATACAGTTTCTTTGAATCCACTGATGAGCTTGattgagttttctttttcttctcttccttgtctttgcttattttaaaaccaaatttctccaaaccagacataatgccaaagtttgtgactttaatgtttattttattttggtatttattattcaaccttctcagacgctgtctgtatcaacaagcattgacactagcgccccgtgcgagtaatgcggtaattagtcatgtagtgaagggcataccaatagaacactgaatatgcactacgcgataattattagcaatgggaaactgcattgcgagcccgcgatgtgcaaatgtgaattccgctagttgttgaacatcccgtaatgataacatggacgcggtctttccgagtcaaacaatcgcaaattgtgatggaatttcatcataatatgaattaATAAACATCGTTTTCATGCAAGTTGAcgtatttgggtagttgcccgatcgggcaagcatttgtgagagtctggttgtccgaatctattgaatggttgccccgggcaatcgggctactgttaatggACTGTTAATAGAATGTTAATGGACTGTTAATAGAATGTAAGATtctaacaacaatatccaatttcagtgagtaaacaagcacagagtcagatgaaccgaaatgatcCAGATAACCGGGGGTTccacgcgtgacgtcatgcgagattagccttagggcaaggctgcctttttccggtgtaggtacacacacagtccctttaagaaactacacttcccatcagccaacttccgcgttgacctacgtcacgcgtgggcgggatcatctacgtcacttcctcccggAAGGCATAAGAGACGGAACAAcgcttctatctctctctctctctctcgtcgtggatgtcaagccatccggacacaaagagataccctgcaccagaaaacccagataaagacgtctttttcttctttcttgcaagaatcagagcttcgcgctttttttttttttacttacctttggccacggtagactctagaaTCGCACGATTGTGACTCAGATTGAATATAACcggtttcatttgttccttataagtacgtacaaaACTGCAGCCCAGAGCAGTTCATTTAAAGTTTAGAAGCGACAGGATCCTTCTATttaaaaagctgtgcacattgtctgatcggagactttcttttcatcacgagcgaccacacatcggaccaagaaattctctgtgctTCATAGAAGCGACTCatgtgctccacaacggtgaaactccaaaaatctcgtaacatcttctcataatctcgcgtagaggcaagagactgaagtaagactggcatttgggcaaaactagtcttaggaattagctttactgaagtagtgtgaatttaaactcaggaacggtttaaatgtgtacactgtaaacacgcagcgtgttgaactgatgattgttctatttcttttaatctctcaattgtttaataaataggctttgcatgctctctctctattcctggctaacactttaatttcattattacacgtatcttgaccgcatcaagatttcagtggatttagtactgttataagctagcgaaattagcctatggctaattcatttgtcccattagcatccagggctaattgtattatcTCAAGGggtcacaaggcctccaccacgtggagttagctacacagagctaatcttttgtctccaaCACGTGGTCATCCTCCcccacaccttagataacattcctttgttcttaactccacgaggtaggatccttgggccttagctagccacatacggctaattcttttgtctaattagcaaccaaagctaactctcttgttttactcaaacacgtggtcaccaggcctcacacacacacaaacacatcttagctagccacacggctaattcttttgtctcgttagcaagctaggctaacctttcgTTTACCACGAggcccacacacgcacgcacacacgctcatcaagtatatatcatatttgtatataatgattccaactgctattatccatttttatcttggttataataaattcaattaattattgaaattgtgtttatttgttgtttcaatacttttgaagtcacccaaatctcaaagaattccaaggtgcatatatgatttatgtaatatggtaagtgatcataataatttggaatataccataatttagctgtttggtaatttattattaagcaccaaaattaatggtattaattaatgagactgatccaatgagactgattcaatgagaatgattcaatggtatgattcaatgagactgattcaatttaatgatttaattattaaccttcagatttaatgagattgatcactcaattaccaattgcacctacaccgGGATCCGGACGCtgcgatttatcgatagttttgtgcttgatgataaaataacaaataattaatattcttccccctgctttattaattcattttggtcgttactaatgatatatattcattttaaagcattacatacGCCTTAAATTGGCAGAACGGACATTCTAACGGAGGAATTCTGCAGGGTATACCTTTTCAGCCCACTGGAACAGCTGATCTTCGGCAATATAGCATGTACACTGACAGATAAGGACCTGTAGCAaatagagggggggaaaaaaaaactcaaaatccTCAGTCAAACATCAGAGGCTCTGAACGTACAGTATAGTGCAAAGGCAACATCAAGGTGTGCGTGTGTACTCACAGATGAACAGCTCTTCTGCTGGTAGAAGACACAACCAGGTTCTCCGGGGAGAGGAGCTGTGTCTGGGCGGGTGGAACCATGACTCTTTTCATTCCACAGAGACACCCACCCGACCTGCGTCCAGCTCTCAGAGCTGAGAACGTATGCAGAGACAAAACCTGGCCCCAGAGACATGATAATCCAGAGATACATTGCACAAAGACCCTTAGAACACAAAATCTCTTGCAGCTGTTTGTGATCGGCTGAGGTATTGCTACTGGAGACTAATTTTTTAAGTTAGCAATTGATTTAAATTGTGGCGTAATAGCAACAGATGCAATTGCATTCATCATCCTCAACAACAAAAAGGCCAATCACACAGAAAACGCGTGTAACATCTCAAGTATGGTCAATATTACTTGACAGAATGGGGATTTACCTGCAGCATTTGGTCCCACTGCTATGATCAGATCAGAACACTGGAGCTTTTCTGAGCTCTCTACTGCTTTTGAAACCTCTGGACACCACTTGATATGAACCTCTCTGTACAAAAACAAAAGAGTGATTTCTGTCATTAAAGTGTCTCCAGTTAACAACTACTCCTGCAgtattgactactttcacgttacccatgatgctttgcgggggtaaccaaaatataaacaaactaaaaacacGGCGTCACACACTGCCCgtaatctttcaaatttaaatctccctaaaaccttcaaaaaaaagtgtcaaaactaactgaACCAAAGCTAAAAGAAACCTGCAAAGTCTTTTCTGTGGTCTTGGAGAACTCAATCAGTAAAAACGAACTTGTAAATATCATATCaaacgctttgaacatctctactttgGGTGACAGAGAGCAGCCTTCTTCATCTGTCAACAGgcgtgttccaacaattactggcCTGCAGAAGTtaagattggcagaagagctgagaaagatcgacactgatcatagaagaatccacagtgaaatcgttTTTGCCGGATGCAacgagaaagccgtaagaaaatatAAAAACACTTTGTGCATgtgaacacaagcaaggaattcagtcaagtaagtactgtaaacacagcagaatgGTCATTTctttaagttgattttgatttctgtCACTGATTTTCCTGGCActcatatgctaccagattatgacaatctttaggctgttaggactacagggtcaaatcCTACATTCGATCTACCTACAGAAACATTAAAAGGCGACGCAAATGTAAGCTTACTTACACTGCATCgtttgcactttgttttgggaACTGATCCTTCAGtaaagttgtccttttcagttctttgacttgtccttgtttaccgcactttttatgactaaacacaaagacagaggttgtaggcttcgtgacttggatcatcagattTTACTCCACCACTCCATCAAGTGTGTAGAACACAGTCGCATGTTGTCCGtcggtgtaaaattttgatgGCGAATTCTGTCTAACCACGCTTTGAcgcttagactacgttcagactgcaccctgaaacgacccatatccgatttttttgcccatatgcgacctgtatccgatttgttattgacaatctgaacgacacagatccgattttttcacatgcgacccaggccgcttggatatgtggtcctaaatccgatgcatatccgatattttcacatgcgactgcagtctgaccggacaggtcgcattcatgcgacctacacgtcatctacaagagacaaatgtcactattctgcgttggctaatcccgcctctttggtggaaaacaacatttatacagttttcagaatttaaatagacttttatagaattgatcaagctaatggtggatttggtagggacctggatgttgatctgttagcctgattaaataaaacagtttctataactgatttataacttaaaccatcctgtattacaagattataagattgttctggaaatttccagtaatttgacaccttcggtctcattagtctgctgcccacattaatcagattattgtgtgagttccgccgccgccacaaaaaccacatcgccaggtctcgcctcatctccatcgcaaactgcactggtgtttatgcaccttgagccagcgctgagagaagttgcagaattcagctggctataaacaatctaaataaatatttataaaaatgtagaaaaagtttattaatatgacgaaataaatatgtgcaaattattaagcctgaattaagagtttggtaatacagcggccgtatcccaaatgactgcctactgaagctcgagtgcactatatagagtttaaaaatccattacttcctagtaacatgtagtgcacttatatagaaattagagagacatttaggagtcaaccctcgttaccaggctacacgttttcatttcagttcagaaacaaaaacacacacgagacctcacactttaacactaaccagataattaaacaaacaaacaaaaatcattaaacatgaagagtgcgcttttttttgtttacgtattacgtagatgtgcttattacgtgtcaatttgcgcatgcgggacacttttgggtcgttttccgttcatattggagatcgcatacaagtctcatataattggtaatgtgaacggcctaacaaaaaaatcggatttcacaacaaatcggatatgggtcgtttcaggttgcagtctgaacgtagtgttagcctCTTTAGGTATTGTATAAAACTTTAAATTAGGAAAAAAGttggttttttcccccccatgcgaactcaaagaaattactgaggttatctgacttggtaaacaaatatagcacctggttacccccccaaggtgcaaagcattatgggtatgtgaaagtagtcaatacaGCATTACCCACACTGTTGACATGTTTAACATGCTCCTTTTTAATTTCTCAGTCTCTCAGACATTAAAACATTTTACAAAATCATTTCTACATGGTATACGTTTTATTGTCTTGAACAAAGTAAAGTAGATTTTACTTGCTTAACTGCTTAAATAGAATTGCTTCCTCAAACAAGCGATTTTCAgccagtaaaggccaatttatgctgacaacgcagtcctcgcagatggcgtcgcagatggcgtctgcgtagccctccccccttcgcagacgctctgcgcgcacctcccaaaaattgtgaccaccgcagaagcctcgcagacagcgtcgcagacaagagggctccgattggtccactctacatccgctgtacacgcacttccgcttccctactttcccggtttgttttgttttcacgaccggcatttttaaaaacacaagtgaagatggagcagcacgaagagcggttgatcgaggaagtgaggaagcgcgtacatctatacgactccagttctagtcattataagtaaccggaggataaacactccactaaccacacccaccaactactcctagcgatttcgcgacttcgcgcccccttgcattgtggcggtgaataacatcgcgcacgcctattactccccgctcaacgataaattacaactgtctgcgaaaagctatctgcgaaagccttgtcgcaagagcatgcagaggccctaagtgcTCAGCTTCCTGGGTGAAGCTGGTCAGGAAATTGCCAAGGAGTGTGCAAAGCTTCACCAGTAATACAATTTCTGGTCACTGCCTGATTCTATATTATtacttcatgtttttttttttattctaaaatAGTAAAAATTAAGAAACTCTTATGAGCAGATgtgcccaacttttttttttttagctacacATTAGTGTTCATAAACCCCATGAACATCCCCAACTgtttaggggtcatccataattttcatcattatcacgagCGTACAAACCATACGCGggggggttaatgaccaggcgtacactttttaaaaatgaaaaaatgatgatccgtcaatgtgcgaatcggcggccgccatgttaaaaatttcgcgccacatcagtgttgccagctagctctacacgctttctttcttcaatacaacaacaatggctgacccagattttgaccgcatttacaaatttgtgaatagcagaaataccgctattcacaacactccttcaaacgagtacgaacagtttttaaacatttgtttcctgcattcatctgagaagcggcaggaggcagttagggcaggacaggctgcttggaaagaatcaaaaatgaacgtttcaaagccaaaaggcaacagctccccttaaaaagacagtccctaattttcaaaaacgaatcgcctgctttctatgaaaacttctggacccgtcttgtgtcttcttttcttctcttgtgaatctttgtattgtcctgtcatccgattttaataaaaagtaatacaagacatggttttattttgaattcctattccacgtacagtggtgcttgaaagtttgtgaaccctttagaattttctatatttctgcataaatatgacctaaagcatcatcagattttcacacaagtcctaaaagtagataaagagaacccagttaaacaaatgagacaaaaatattatacttggtcatttatttattgaggaaaatgatccaatattacatatctgtgagtggcaaaagtatgtgaacctctaggattagcagttaatttgaaggtgaaattagagtcaggtggtttcaatcaatgggatgacaatcaggtgtgagtgggcaccctgttttatttaaagaacagggatctatcaaagtctgagcttcacaacacatgttcgtggaagtgtatcatggcacgaacaaaggagatttctgaggacctcagaaaaagcgttgttgatgcacatcaggctggaaaaggttaaagagtttggactccaccaatccacagtcagacagattgtgtacaaatggaggaaatacaagaccattgttaccctccccaggagtggtcgaccagcaaagatcactccaagagcaaggtgtgtaatagtcatcgaggtcacaaaagaccccagggtaacttctaagcaactgaaggcctctctcacattggctaatgttaaggttcatgagtccaccatcaggagaacactgaacaacaatggtgtgcatggcagggttgcaaggggaaagccactgctctccaaaaagaacattgctgctcatctgcagtttgcaaaagatcacgtggacaagccagaaggttattggaaaaatgttttgtggacggatgagaccaaaatagaacgttttggtttaaatgagaagcgttatgtttggagaaaggaaagcactgtattccagcatcagaaccttatcccatctgtgaaacatggtggtggcagtatcatggtttgggcctgttttactgcatctgggccaggaaggcttgccatcattgatggaacaatgaattctgaattataccagcgaattctaaaggaaaatgtcatgacatctatccatgaagtgaatctcaagagaaggtggatcatgcagcaagacagcaaccctaagcacacaagtcgttttaccaaagaatggttaaagagggataaagttaatgttttggaatggccaagtcaaagtcctgaccttaatccaatggaaatgttgtggaaggacctgaagcgagcagttcatgtgaggaaacccaccaacatcctagagttgaagctgttctgtacggagaaatgggctaaaattcctccaagccagtgtgcaggactgatcaacagttaccgcaaatgtttagttgcagttattgctgcacaagggggtcacaccagatactgaaagcaaaggttcacatacttttgccactcacagatgtgtaatattggatcattttcctcaataaataaatgaccaagtataatatttttgtctcatttgtttaactgggttctctttatcaacttttaggacttgtgtgaaaatctgatgatgttttaggtcaaatttatgcagaaatattgaaaattctaaagggttcacaaactttcaagcaccactgtagacggaagccggtacgccaacattctgatatcctccagaattctttaatggtccggaataaattgaatgctacacgttgatggattactttgttcttctacgccctttttgaggaatgtattgtcagacttaaaccaacatctgaagaggtgagatcgctccttttttttttttcctatttttgctggcgggattgtttttggaaagcgcacgggcggtgtgcggtttggtactgcttccgcagtgtttggactaaagactctgccctaagggctattctctcacactctctctctcactttgcaccattacacaataaatattcacagtgagaatattttgtaagcgcgtttcatgaaccaagttataggatttgttgacaactcgcatccagttcgttacacttctacccggcgtgaagcactgatagtcatgtggttgtgatgtcattgtaaacaaatccgttctactcatccagatgacttcgcaacggcgccgttgccagatttttccactctgaaacccgttctcaaaagatttcattttggggcacccaaaatgccggtgccgtgtggatgccaggccgaagcgATAAACaactttatcagattcacctgaatccgttgccgtgtggacagggcctaaattgaccgtaggtgtgaacgtgaatggttgtctgtgtctgtgtcagccctttgatgacctggcgacttgtccagggtgtaccccgcctttcgcccgtagtcagctgggataggctccagcttgcctgcgaccctgtaggacaggataaagcggctagagataatgagaagagagattatatatttttgaaaagaacttcaagcaagtccagttgcctcctttagcacctacggtttataatacatgaaagtttacctttttgaattaaattaccaaaaaaaaaaagagatagagAGCTTTTTCATGACATTCCAATAgtgtgagatgcactagtatctaACTGAGGTTGGTAGAGAAGAGAGACAAGCCAAAAGTGAAAGTAACCCAAAACTAGCTCAACCCAAGCTTCAGTCATTCCTGGTTGTTGCTACATTCTTAGTAGCAAACAAAACTTAAGGGTCCTGTTTAATAGTTGGAAACTTCACCCAAACAAATTACAGCTTAATTCCATAAACTAGCTTGCTGTAACAAGTCAATAATTTGATTTCTCAACGACCTAGCAAAAAATAGCAGGTCAGACATCAAGACCGCGTCCCAAATTTACTCAGTCTCACTGTGGGCTACTTCGGATAGGAAATAAAAACTCCTGTGCCCTACGTAGCGCACTACTTATTAAATGCTGAGTCATTTGGGATTAAGACTCAGTTAGTCGGCTAACTGGCTAGCTAACCGAGAACAATCAACACACCTTTTTTCTTCTATTTCCCGACGTATTTGTAAATCCTCTTCGTTTTCTTTTTCCATGTCATCGTAGTCATCTTCTTCAACTGCTCTTGAGTACACAGATAAAACTTCGCCAAAAAACGTCGCCATG
Coding sequences within:
- the psmg1 gene encoding proteasome assembly chaperone 1, giving the protein MATFFGEVLSVYSRAVEEDDYDDMEKENEEDLQIRREIEEKREVHIKWCPEVSKAVESSEKLQCSDLIIAVGPNAAGFVSAYVLSSESWTQVGWVSLWNEKSHGSTRPDTAPLPGEPGCVFYQQKSCSSVLICQCTCYIAEDQLFQWAEKVLGSMQSRGLTVTVLSNSPLTEYKTPHYMNGNVAPFVRALKTSTFPDNLPCPLLEQPNIITGLPAAVLNQCQVQHIPAVLFQCFSDVLHPDSVTMETYKPALSNLSTRIKLETNPNMEILQKLTRVNDAHSNLYT